Below is a genomic region from Raphanus sativus cultivar WK10039 chromosome 4, ASM80110v3, whole genome shotgun sequence.
TCCTTATTTCACAGTTCTATTTTGAACCATAACATGcccaaagaaaatataatgaaatgGGTATATAAGACCATATAATAATCTGGACCTCCAagcattttaaaatcttttgagaTCTACAGGAACATCGATCTTCCCCCTAAGACAAATAAAACCAACAATGGGGCTTAAGAAACGAGGAAGCTTCTTCCATTTTAACAAAAAGCAAATCAAAGAGGTTCATTGATCATAACAAAAGATTTAGGATAACACACATTTTGCTTCATTGTATTTACATAGAGAATCAGAGTCTTCAAAGATCTAGTGCTGAACAAAACCTACGTGGAAATGAAAATGCACAAGAGAGAGTGCATGGCAAGGCCAACCCCATTTACATGCAGAGAAAAGCAGGGAATCCTCCCATGACCAAATATTTCTTTTAGGCTAAGGCAAATCGTTTCTCACGTCACAtttaccttttatttttatagacaTTGTGTTAATGTTCAATTTGATCACACACACGTCAGAAAATGTTAACGATTCAGGATAAACTATTTAATTACATGTTTGAAAGTGACCCGTCTTCTTTTTTCGCTcccttttatttgtttttaacttttctttGACCAATCGATGACCATTTCCTAATCCCCACCGAATAATACTTTTTACTCATAATTACGTGCCGACATACATATTGATATTGAATTGCTCGTATATTATAAGAGCATTAATAATGCGGTTTCTCTTCGGGATTTTTAAGACAAAAAGGAAAGGTGAATCccacaaaacacaaacaaattCCACGCAAAATCGCGAATAAAAGAACGGTTTCTCTTTACTGTTTGCGGGCCCCACGACATGTGACGGTCTGCGGTTGGtccaatttaattttattttattttattttttaattcggataaaagaaaaaaaattagaaacccAAGTGGGTTTtgcaataatgatgctctaagtcAAAGTATCTTATCCAAGTAAGGACATGGACCCCGAAGATGATGAACACTACTATAAAGCTTCAAATTGAATGGGTTGTGACGGTACatataatatggttttatataTTGAGTCAAAGAAATTCCATGATCTCTACAAAATAAATGGATGAtgcaaaaaaaatctgattgaGAAATCGTATAAAATATGAAGTTCTCAACTATTTGTCAGAACATTAGAGTAGGATGTTACCATGGGTAAATACTATTAACCAATCATGGCTACATTAATTGCATATCCTTTACCCCAAAATACATACTAACATATACAACATTTTATTGAATACAATTAGGTGCAcaaaaaatgaatataattcAGGGTTTGGCAAAAACCTACTTCAAATAAAATTACATCTATGCTTCTTAAATGTCATTGTGACATATTATATTCTTTCTTTGAATTTAGTCTTAATAACAACTGCCAAATCATTCATGACTTAACAACTAACTAATCATTCACTTTTGATGCTTTTCGAAATACATGTACCTATTTATATATGATCAACTAGCTTAATACACTAAATTTTATCAgtcataaataaattatatatttatattcatttactatatatgtgtatatacaCATCCATGTGAATATCACATGGGTGACGACTGACGAATTGATGAAGTAACATGTATATTATATGGTGGGATCCAATTTAAATGGatcttctttttgtgttttatttaagtattgtttttgcttctttatttacagatttatcTAAACCGATCTTTCTGATCGTAGCATGACAATAAAGAAATAAAGGCATCAGAAAGTAGCAATGCCAACGCAGAAAGGTCCCAAGCCACGACGGCCGCTTCTGCATGGCTCAATTTGCTCTCACCTATTCAAAAAGTGTTAcgtaatatttgatttttaatgttCCAGTTAATTAGGAAACATATATTATCTCCTCTACATATGTAGATATATGCTAAAAATAAAATCAGgctaaaaaaaggaaaagaaaagcaaaaaagtTTGCTATTTTGCCAACTTGTAGGTAAAAAAGCTTATAGGagactaagagcatctccattggaGGTTCAAACCTCAGACTCTCAcagttttcaaaaagaaaaaaatattaaaataattgtggggcctattaaaattataaaactgtCTCGCGAAAATTCATCTGTATGAACCTGTATCTTAACTATTCTGCGGGAcccacgacacgtggcggcccgcAGTTGGTTcgataattaattttttttttttttagagaaaaaaaagtcgaacagtaaaaaaaaaaaaaaaaaaatttggtgaaCCTCTCATAGAGGAGATGCTCTAACGTCATTGCATGGATCATCTTTCcttctttaacttttttttttcttttttcacttTTTCGACATTCTAAAATCATATGGATAATCAATTTGCATGgaaaatttcaatatattaaCTAGAAACTTATAAATGTCTCGAGACATTGGAAGATAATCCATgaaattgtatttatatatatgttctgttatttggaaaaaaacaaaaacaaaatcctaAAACATTTCATACGTTCTTGAGATTACTTTACCAGTTGTGGGTCTTAGATAGATTTAGAAACTGCAAACCTATGTCTCCTTTAACTATATAAttgatttgttttgaaaacaATAAAGGAAAAATAGAGGATATGCTTGATCTTCTCATTGCCTTTACCTCCAAGAAAGTGGCTTTATGTGTGTCTTGATGACCCATCCATGACTCATCCATTACCACAAAGGTCAAGTCTCAACGATTCAGAGATATATTTTAACTGCCTCTTGTCTCTTTGTCTTTCCCTTTAAATAACCTTCCCACCACACGGTTTCATCATCACCATATCtcacaatctctctctctccctctctcaaGATCAAGATCACTACTCAATCCTGCAAAATGACAATGAGCACACTCCACAGACAAGTTCTTGCACTTCCAGCAGCCAAGACTGCTCCATCAGATTACTTGTCTGACCTAGCTTCCATCAACAAGCTCCAAATCCCAACTTCTTCCAAAAAATCTgaacaaatgaagaaaaaatcaatCCTTAGAAAGAAGAAAACCGATAGCTTCACAAACGGAACGAGAGATCAGAGCAAGTTAGGGCCCAAGTTGACTGAAACAGTCAAGAGAAAGCTATCCTTAGGAGCTAAGATCCTTCAAATGGGAGGCTTAGAGAAAATTTACAAACGGCTCTTCAAAGTCTACGATGAAGAGAAACTCTTCAAGGCGTACCAGTGTTACCTATCCACAACCGCAGGTCCCATCGCAGGCTTACTCTTCATCTCATCAAAGAAGATTGCTTTCTGCAGCGAAAGATCGATCAAAGTGTCTTCACCTCAGGGAGATCTAACCAGGGTTCACTACAAAGTGTCAATCCCATTGTCCAAGATCAATGGAGTGAACCAGAGTGTAGACACGAAGAAGCCATCTCAGAAATACCTAGAAGTAGTCACTGCGGATGGCTTTGAGTTCTGGTTCATGGGTTTCTTGAACAACAAGAAAGCTTTCAACTGTCTTCAGCAAGCGCTTTCTATGAGCATGGAGCAATAACAAGCCTAAGGATGAAGAGGAAATGTTCAATTTTTAATTAGGAGAGAGCCTAGAAAAGTCAGACAATATTGTacaaattctttttattttagctTTTAACCCTTTTGTTATCCATTGTTGACAAGAGCAAGATATTGAAATATTTAGCTTGATCTCATATGTTTTTTCTTGATTCATAGTTCTCTTTTGCACCAGTACATCACAAAAGAAATGAAATGAGTACATAAGCCATGATGACACTCATACACAAGACacacagagagaaagagagagatcatTAAGGGTTTAGGGCAGACCAGAGTATCCCAGCAGAACATCTGGTTCGGTTAAACTTCCAGAGAAGTTAACTTTACAACATTTAGGGAACTCGAGGCCAGCCTCACTACATCTTACCTCTGTCACATGTGGAAGAGACCTTACATCTAGGTACTCAAGGGAGTTACATTTCTCAAAAAGCTTGCCTATCCCTTTCACTGTGATCTTAGGGCAGTTACTCACCTTCAAAACCTTCAAACCCAAAACATCACCACTCCCCAAATCCAGGAAAGCATTGTCTGTAACCTCTTCACAGCAACCAATATCAAGAGCCTCCAAGTTCTTGCACTGCTTAAGAATACAAGAAAGGGAAGAGTCAGATATGTTCAAGCACCAATCCATCCTCAAGTTCTTGAGACTGTCTTTGCAAGAGTCTGCAAGTAACATGATAGATTCATCAGAGATGTCTCTGCATCCACCGATGATCAGAGTCTCCAAATTCTTGCAAAACTGAGCCAGGGAGGATATAGATTCGTTCCCAACTTTGTAACAGTCCAGCAATTTTAGAGTCTTGAGTGAATACGCACAAACTTTGGCTACACAAGACACTCCAGCATCTCCTACATTGCTGCATTTATTGATATCCAACGTTTTTATCTTTTTGCATCCCTTCACAAGATCAGCAAGGCCTGAATCAGTGATATTGGTGCAGCCTTGAAGGCCGAGAGCTTCCAAGTCACGGCATCTCTCAGAGAGTGATTTTAGAGAGTCGTTGGTAATGAAACGACAACCAGATAGATGCAATGTCCTTAGGTCATGGCAGCCTTGTGAAACAGCTGATACACCTTTGTCTGAGAGCTTTTTGCAGTATGATATATCTAGAAACTGAAGTAAAGCAAGACACCTCCCTATTG
It encodes:
- the LOC130510911 gene encoding putative GEM-like protein 8, with the translated sequence MTMSTLHRQVLALPAAKTAPSDYLSDLASINKLQIPTSSKKSEQMKKKSILRKKKTDSFTNGTRDQSKLGPKLTETVKRKLSLGAKILQMGGLEKIYKRLFKVYDEEKLFKAYQCYLSTTAGPIAGLLFISSKKIAFCSERSIKVSSPQGDLTRVHYKVSIPLSKINGVNQSVDTKKPSQKYLEVVTADGFEFWFMGFLNNKKAFNCLQQALSMSMEQ
- the LOC130510910 gene encoding F-box/LRR-repeat protein 4-like isoform X2, with protein sequence MASVCVNDALNDDELRWVLSKLDRDKDKEVFGLVCKRWLLLQSTDRKKLAARAGPHMLGRLAFRFTHIVELDFSQSVSRSFYPGVTDSDLTVISEGFKCLRVLNLHNCITDTGLASIGRCLALLQFLDISYCKKLSDKGVSAVSQGCHDLRTLHLSGCRFITNDSLKSLSERCRDLEALGLQGCTNITDSGLADLVKGCKKIKTLDINKCSNVGDAGVSCVAKVCAYSLKTLKLLDCYKVGNESISSLAQFCKNLETLIIGGCRDISDESIMLLADSCKDSLKNLRMDWCLNISDSSLSCILKQCKNLEALDIGCCEEVTDNAFLDLGSGDVLGLKVLKVSNCPKITVKGIGKLFEKCNSLEYLDVRSLPHVTEVRCSEAGLEFPKCCKVNFSGSLTEPDVLLGYSGLP
- the LOC130510910 gene encoding uncharacterized protein LOC130510910 isoform X1 yields the protein MASVCVNDALNDDELRWVLSKLDRDKDKEVFGLVCKRWLLLQSTDRKKLAARAGPHMLGRLAFRFTHIVELDFSQSVSRSFYPGVTDSDLTVISEGFKCLRVLNLHNCKGITDTGLASIGRCLALLQFLDISYCKKLSDKGVSAVSQGCHDLRTLHLSGCRFITNDSLKSLSERCRDLEALGLQGCTNITDSGLADLVKGCKKIKTLDINKCSNVGDAGVSCVAKVCAYSLKTLKLLDCYKVGNESISSLAQFCKNLETLIIGGCRDISDESIMLLADSCKDSLKNLRMDWCLNISDSSLSCILKQCKNLEALDIGCCEEVTDNAFLDLGSGDVLGLKVLKVSNCPKITVKGIGKLFEKCNSLEYLDVRSLPHVTEVRCSEAGLEFPKCCKVNFSGSLTEPDVLLGYSGLP